The Nitrospira sp. genome contains a region encoding:
- a CDS encoding LegC family aminotransferase, producing MSLVDRIVKAICDVVGPGPVALHEPTFDGNEWKYLKECLDSTFVSSVGKFVDRFESDLEGFTGARHAVAVVNGTAALHMALKLLGVKVEDEVLIPALTFAATANAVTYCGAVPHFVDSEFRTLGIDPQKLRDYLVTSTEQRAGHCVNRMTGRIIRALVPMHTFGHPADLDSLLALARDFNIAVAEDAAESLGSWYHGRHTGTFGKMGILSFNGNKTITTGGGGALLTDDPELARHAKHLTTTAKLPHIWEYRHDEIGYNYRLPNLNAALGCAQLEQLPNRLASKRKLFARYQEAFGSMAGVRLVEEPIACRSNYWLQTLLLDVDQQDQRDRILRATNDAGFMTRPAWILMHDMAHFKDCPRMDLAGAESLSRRLLNIPSSAGLIPTPS from the coding sequence ATGAGTCTTGTTGACCGGATCGTCAAGGCGATTTGCGATGTGGTCGGGCCAGGCCCGGTGGCTCTGCATGAACCGACCTTTGACGGTAACGAGTGGAAATATCTCAAAGAATGTCTCGATTCGACATTCGTCTCGTCAGTGGGCAAGTTCGTCGACCGCTTTGAATCGGATCTGGAGGGCTTTACAGGGGCCAGGCATGCGGTTGCCGTCGTCAATGGCACGGCAGCGCTGCACATGGCATTGAAGCTCTTAGGCGTGAAGGTCGAGGATGAGGTCCTGATTCCGGCCCTTACGTTCGCCGCGACAGCCAATGCCGTGACCTATTGCGGGGCTGTGCCGCATTTCGTTGATAGCGAGTTCCGCACATTGGGTATTGATCCGCAAAAACTGCGCGACTATCTCGTCACGTCCACGGAGCAACGAGCGGGGCACTGTGTCAATCGAATGACCGGCCGTATTATTCGAGCGCTTGTTCCTATGCATACCTTCGGCCATCCGGCGGATCTGGACAGTCTTCTGGCACTGGCGCGCGATTTTAATATCGCAGTGGCCGAAGATGCGGCTGAGTCGTTGGGTAGCTGGTACCACGGCCGACACACGGGCACGTTCGGGAAGATGGGCATCCTCAGTTTCAACGGCAACAAAACCATTACGACCGGAGGAGGCGGGGCTCTCTTAACCGATGATCCAGAACTTGCCCGTCATGCCAAGCATCTGACGACCACCGCCAAATTGCCGCACATCTGGGAATATCGCCACGATGAAATCGGCTACAATTACCGACTGCCTAACTTGAATGCTGCCTTGGGCTGTGCCCAGTTGGAACAGTTGCCGAACAGACTTGCTTCAAAACGGAAGTTGTTTGCTCGTTATCAAGAGGCGTTCGGGTCCATGGCCGGCGTCCGGTTGGTGGAGGAGCCTATCGCCTGTCGAAGCAACTATTGGCTGCAAACACTGCTGTTGGATGTCGACCAGCAAGATCAGCGGGATCGCATCTTGAGGGCCACGAACGACGCGGGATTCATGACACGGCCGGCCTGGATCCTGATGCATGACATGGCGCACTTCAAAGATTGTCCGCGGATGGATCTGGCCGGCGCCGAGTCGCTTTCGAGGAGACTGCTCAACATTCCGAGCAGTGCGGGGCTGATTCCAACACCATCATGA
- a CDS encoding acetyltransferase: MSKPRLIVIGAGGHAHACIDVIERCGAYEIVGLVGLPGELHTEQFGYRVIGTDSELPGLAKDCSHAIVAVGHIRSPAVRIHLYQRAVELGLQLPTIASPTAYVSRHAVLGPGTIVMHGAIINAGARIGNNCIINTRAIVEHDVTVADHCHVSTGAILNGNVTVGAGSFIGSGTIVKEGISIGANCIMGMGLAVRHHQADTTRFAGNHTS; the protein is encoded by the coding sequence ATGAGTAAGCCCCGCTTGATCGTGATCGGTGCCGGGGGACATGCCCATGCATGTATTGATGTCATCGAGCGATGCGGTGCGTACGAGATCGTCGGATTGGTGGGGCTCCCGGGGGAACTGCATACCGAACAGTTCGGCTATCGCGTCATTGGCACAGACAGCGAACTACCTGGGCTCGCCAAAGATTGTAGTCATGCGATTGTCGCGGTGGGTCACATCCGTTCTCCGGCCGTTCGCATCCATCTCTACCAACGCGCAGTTGAGCTCGGACTGCAGCTGCCCACGATTGCTTCGCCTACCGCCTATGTCTCTCGTCATGCCGTGCTCGGCCCAGGGACTATCGTCATGCACGGGGCCATCATCAATGCCGGCGCGCGGATTGGGAACAACTGCATCATCAATACCCGTGCGATCGTGGAACATGACGTGACGGTGGCAGATCACTGTCACGTCTCGACCGGGGCCATACTGAACGGCAACGTGACGGTTGGTGCGGGTAGTTTTATCGGGAGCGGGACCATCGTCAAGGAAGGCATCTCCATTGGAGCAAATTGCATCATGGGCATGGGACTCGCTGTACGGCACCATCAGGCCGATACGACCAGGTTCGCAGGCAACCACACATCATGA
- the neuB gene encoding N-acetylneuraminate synthase, protein MPRTLIIAEAGVNHNGNLDLACRLIDLAAECGADFVKFQTFAADRLVTSHAGKAEYQQQTTDPHETQHAMLKQLELSPAMHRILLARCRERGIGFLSTGFDTESIDFLIQLGIDRVKIPSGEITNLPYLRHVGRIGKPVIMSTGMATLEEVGAALQALEAAGTPRTRITVLHCTTEYPAPMAHVNLRAMQVLRDTFNVAVGYSDHSKGIEVPIAAVALGATVIEKHFTLDRMLPGPDHGASLTPDELRAMVSAIRNIESALGDGVKRPSAGEEKNLSTARKSLVASRPIQAGEFFSEHNVTAKRPGTGVSPMRWDEVIGRQAPRTFVRDELIEL, encoded by the coding sequence ATGCCCCGCACATTAATCATTGCCGAAGCGGGGGTGAATCATAACGGCAACCTCGACTTGGCTTGTCGGCTGATCGATCTGGCTGCGGAGTGCGGTGCGGACTTCGTGAAGTTTCAGACGTTCGCCGCCGATCGGCTTGTCACATCACACGCGGGCAAAGCCGAGTATCAGCAACAGACGACGGACCCTCATGAGACCCAGCACGCGATGCTCAAACAGCTGGAGTTATCTCCGGCCATGCATCGGATTCTGCTGGCGCGGTGCCGTGAACGAGGTATCGGGTTTCTCTCGACCGGATTCGATACCGAGAGTATTGATTTTCTGATCCAGCTGGGAATCGATCGGGTGAAGATCCCTTCCGGAGAAATTACCAATCTTCCTTATCTGCGTCATGTGGGTCGCATTGGGAAGCCCGTGATTATGTCGACTGGAATGGCCACGTTGGAAGAAGTCGGTGCCGCGTTGCAAGCGCTTGAGGCAGCAGGAACTCCGCGCACGCGGATAACCGTGCTTCACTGCACCACGGAATACCCCGCGCCAATGGCACACGTAAATTTACGCGCGATGCAGGTACTGCGTGACACATTCAATGTCGCCGTCGGCTATTCCGACCATTCCAAAGGGATTGAAGTGCCTATTGCGGCCGTGGCTCTGGGAGCGACGGTGATCGAGAAGCACTTTACCTTGGATCGAATGTTGCCCGGTCCAGATCATGGTGCCAGCCTGACTCCGGATGAATTGAGAGCGATGGTTTCCGCCATCCGCAACATCGAGAGCGCTCTCGGGGACGGCGTGAAGAGACCTAGTGCCGGTGAAGAGAAGAATCTGTCGACAGCCAGAAAATCCTTGGTGGCGTCTCGTCCGATTCAGGCTGGAGAGTTCTTCAGCGAACACAATGTGACAGCCAAACGGCCTGGCACGGGAGTGTCGCCGATGCGGTGGGATGAGGTCATTGGACGGCAAGCCCCTCGTACCTTTGTGCGGGATGAACTGATTGAGTTGTAA
- the neuC gene encoding UDP-N-acetylglucosamine 2-epimerase (hydrolyzing) codes for MRKICVVTGSRAEYGLLRWVMDGIRAAHDLTLQVIATGMHLAPEFGLTYREIEADGFVIDRKVEMLLSSDSPVGIGKSMGLGMIGFADALQQLQPDVMVLLGDRFEIFAAAAAAMVARVPIAHLHGGEATEGAIDESIRHSITKMAQLHFVAAEEYRRRVIQLGEDSNRVFLVGGLGVDSIKRLHVISRADLEHRLSFKFRERNLVVTFHPVTLEAATAQRQLEELLAALSEYHDTGLLFTMPNADTEGRALFSMIENFSKAHPNAKAYTSLGSTLYLSALSQVDGVVGNSSSGLTEAPSFRIGTIDIGDRQRGRLKAESVISCQPIKESIMAAISEMYSPAFQDRLKSVLNPYGDGGAADRIVNVLATIPLDDILKKQFHDLVVS; via the coding sequence ATGCGTAAGATTTGTGTTGTCACCGGAAGTCGAGCGGAATACGGCCTTCTCCGGTGGGTCATGGACGGTATTCGGGCGGCGCACGATCTCACGTTGCAAGTGATCGCAACTGGGATGCATCTCGCTCCAGAATTCGGGCTGACTTATCGGGAGATTGAAGCGGATGGGTTTGTGATTGATCGTAAAGTCGAGATGCTCCTGAGTTCGGACTCGCCGGTCGGGATCGGAAAGTCGATGGGACTGGGAATGATCGGCTTTGCCGACGCGCTCCAGCAACTTCAGCCGGACGTCATGGTATTGCTTGGCGATCGATTTGAGATTTTTGCGGCAGCGGCCGCCGCCATGGTTGCGCGGGTACCTATTGCACATCTTCACGGTGGAGAAGCCACCGAAGGGGCTATTGATGAGTCCATACGCCATTCAATAACCAAGATGGCGCAGCTCCACTTCGTCGCGGCGGAAGAATATCGGCGGAGAGTGATACAGCTTGGCGAAGATTCGAACCGAGTATTTCTCGTAGGCGGACTCGGCGTTGATAGTATCAAGAGGCTTCACGTTATCTCCAGGGCCGATCTGGAGCATCGCCTGTCGTTCAAGTTCCGTGAGAGAAACTTGGTCGTCACATTTCATCCGGTTACGCTCGAAGCGGCAACTGCCCAGCGTCAGTTGGAGGAATTGCTGGCAGCGTTGTCGGAATACCATGACACAGGATTACTCTTTACGATGCCTAACGCGGATACTGAGGGGCGAGCATTATTCAGCATGATCGAAAACTTTTCAAAGGCACACCCAAATGCGAAGGCTTACACGTCATTGGGGTCAACGCTGTATCTTTCTGCGTTAAGTCAAGTGGATGGGGTCGTAGGTAATTCGTCAAGCGGACTAACCGAGGCGCCCAGCTTTCGAATTGGAACCATCGATATCGGTGATCGCCAGCGAGGGCGCCTGAAGGCGGAGAGTGTTATTAGCTGTCAGCCGATCAAGGAAAGCATTATGGCAGCCATATCCGAGATGTATTCTCCCGCCTTCCAAGACCGACTTAAGTCGGTCTTGAACCCCTATGGTGATGGAGGGGCGGCAGACCGGATTGTCAACGTGTTGGCGACGATTCCGTTGGACGATATTCTCAAGAAACAATTTCACGATCTTGTTGTGTCATGA
- a CDS encoding nucleotidyltransferase family protein, which translates to MSPSISASKEWRKAILPKGATIQQAIRSLNESSFQIALVALPDGTLQGTLTDGDIRRGLLRGLDLNSAIDTIIQREPLVVPPELSRDTVLQLMQANRVHQVPVVDENRRVVGLHLWAELMEPPQRANLMIIMAGGEGTRLRPHTEHCPKPLLPLGDKPMLEHIIELARAEGFVRFVLAIHYLGHMIEEHFGDGSRWQVQISYLRESSPLGTAGALGLLQPRPELPFVVTNGDVITDIHYGKLLDFHIRHEATATMAVRVHEWQHPYGVVQTEGADIVGFEEKPVARSHINAGVYALDPEALSVLSPESYCDMPVLFERLREMAKRTVAYPMHEPWLDVGRPDDLSRAIAESSKTSKSEPRKV; encoded by the coding sequence ATGAGCCCGTCGATTTCAGCGAGTAAGGAATGGCGGAAGGCCATTCTGCCAAAAGGCGCCACGATCCAGCAGGCCATTCGCTCTTTGAACGAGTCGTCTTTTCAGATTGCCCTGGTTGCCTTGCCCGATGGGACACTGCAAGGCACTTTGACCGATGGTGATATCCGGCGAGGACTCCTACGCGGATTGGATCTCAACAGTGCGATCGATACCATCATTCAACGTGAGCCGTTAGTGGTGCCGCCTGAGTTGAGCCGTGACACGGTGCTCCAGCTCATGCAGGCCAATAGAGTTCATCAGGTGCCGGTCGTTGATGAAAACCGGCGCGTCGTAGGGTTGCATTTGTGGGCTGAGCTCATGGAGCCACCCCAGCGCGCAAATCTGATGATCATCATGGCTGGAGGCGAAGGTACTCGCTTGCGGCCGCATACCGAACATTGCCCAAAGCCGTTATTGCCGCTCGGCGACAAGCCGATGCTTGAACACATTATCGAACTGGCCAGGGCCGAAGGCTTTGTCCGATTCGTGCTGGCGATCCATTATCTTGGGCACATGATCGAAGAGCATTTCGGCGACGGCAGTCGCTGGCAGGTGCAAATCAGCTATCTGCGCGAATCGTCGCCTTTGGGCACGGCCGGCGCACTGGGGTTACTGCAGCCACGACCCGAACTTCCGTTTGTGGTCACCAACGGAGATGTGATTACCGATATCCACTATGGAAAGCTGCTTGACTTTCACATCCGCCACGAAGCGACTGCGACCATGGCCGTCCGAGTGCATGAATGGCAGCATCCCTACGGTGTCGTGCAGACGGAAGGTGCCGACATCGTCGGCTTCGAAGAAAAGCCGGTTGCTCGTAGCCACATTAATGCCGGCGTCTATGCTCTCGACCCGGAGGCGTTGAGTGTATTAAGCCCGGAGTCCTACTGTGATATGCCCGTGCTGTTTGAGCGTCTAAGAGAGATGGCCAAGCGCACCGTGGCCTATCCGATGCATGAACCGTGGTTAGACGTCGGCAGGCCTGATGATTTGAGTCGAGCGATCGCTGAATCCTCCAAAACGTCAAAAAGCGAGCCAAGAAAAGTCTGA
- a CDS encoding acylneuraminate cytidylyltransferase family protein has protein sequence MIRNRTVLGLIPARAGSKRAPKKNLRWIGGRPLIAWTIEEARKSRYIDRLILSSEDDEIIAVAKEWGCEVPFKRPPELATDEAQGIEPVLHALHVMQGFDVIVLLQPTSPLRIVDDIDQCIEKCVYDDAPCVVSIAQVDKNPGWMYTLEGTNRIRPLLKGKDASTPYVPDPVYALNGAVYVADVNWLKKSKSFLTDETVGMIMPKERSLDIDTELDFRILHALVPRNEQD, from the coding sequence ATGATCCGTAACAGGACAGTTCTCGGATTGATCCCCGCTCGAGCCGGCTCAAAGAGAGCGCCGAAGAAGAACCTTCGCTGGATCGGAGGGCGACCGCTCATCGCGTGGACGATCGAAGAGGCGCGAAAGTCGCGCTACATCGATCGCCTCATCCTATCCTCTGAAGACGATGAGATCATTGCGGTCGCGAAAGAGTGGGGTTGCGAGGTCCCGTTCAAACGTCCTCCGGAACTGGCTACCGATGAGGCTCAGGGCATAGAGCCTGTCTTGCACGCTTTACATGTCATGCAAGGTTTTGACGTCATCGTGCTGTTGCAGCCGACGTCGCCGCTTCGCATTGTGGACGATATTGATCAGTGCATAGAGAAATGTGTCTATGATGACGCGCCTTGTGTCGTGAGCATCGCCCAGGTCGACAAGAATCCTGGTTGGATGTATACGTTGGAAGGAACGAATAGGATAAGACCCCTTCTCAAGGGTAAAGACGCAAGTACGCCGTACGTTCCCGATCCCGTCTATGCCTTGAACGGCGCAGTCTATGTCGCCGATGTCAACTGGCTGAAGAAGTCGAAATCGTTTCTCACAGATGAAACGGTGGGAATGATCATGCCTAAAGAGAGATCGTTGGATATCGATACTGAATTGGATTTCAGGATCCTTCACGCCCTTGTTCCAAGGAATGAGCAGGACTAA
- a CDS encoding oligosaccharide flippase family protein → MSLVKRVAGSSFIYATTTLLQRGIAFLLLPLYTRFLTPEDYGVLAVVGALSTFLVVFCSLSMHGAVNRYYFLYRDSPEVLKDFLGTVLVTSLMTASGFTIALLAVGEWVLAPVYGAVPFWPYVVLGIATAAFQPVSLIFMAMLQARQEVKRYAFHSLAQFGLTVMLVIAFVVLMQWDARGPLLAGLLVAALYCILSLYLLRHEYRVCFKPEHLRSALRYCLPLIPHTVASQVTASFDRIMINGMVSTAAAGLYNIGASFGGVMAFMADGMNRAYGPVAMESLQAGDRHRLDELAKIGLMMIAGLSLAASALSLFAKEAVALLTAPAFHDSYAAVPWIAFSFVASGIYYLFVNIFFFNVHLTKIIAVATLSGAAFNIGLNYALVKLYGLIGAAVAALLAKIAIALIVAVIGRRHDPVTWNYLQIALIPLICLAAVLMVDVASSENLFIAALEKMMVLCALVLVIGQSVWRDPLYLMRSGMTAARDMLGALKVA, encoded by the coding sequence ATGTCCCTCGTAAAGCGGGTCGCCGGCAGTTCCTTCATCTATGCAACGACAACGCTGTTGCAACGAGGAATCGCCTTTCTATTGCTGCCTCTGTACACACGATTTCTCACTCCTGAGGATTACGGTGTTCTCGCGGTCGTGGGCGCGCTCAGCACGTTTCTGGTCGTGTTTTGTTCTCTCTCGATGCACGGGGCGGTCAATCGGTATTACTTCCTGTATCGTGATTCCCCGGAAGTGCTGAAAGACTTCTTGGGTACCGTTCTCGTCACTTCATTAATGACGGCATCGGGATTCACGATCGCTCTCTTAGCCGTCGGTGAATGGGTATTGGCTCCCGTTTATGGAGCCGTTCCGTTCTGGCCGTATGTCGTCTTGGGGATAGCCACAGCCGCCTTTCAACCCGTATCGCTTATCTTCATGGCAATGCTGCAAGCCCGGCAAGAGGTCAAGCGGTATGCCTTCCATAGCCTCGCGCAGTTCGGCTTGACGGTGATGTTGGTGATTGCTTTTGTCGTGCTGATGCAATGGGATGCCAGAGGGCCGCTCCTCGCGGGGTTACTCGTTGCGGCATTGTACTGCATCCTATCTTTGTACTTGTTGAGACACGAGTATCGGGTCTGTTTCAAACCCGAGCATCTTCGTAGTGCGCTGCGCTACTGTCTCCCATTGATCCCGCATACGGTGGCGTCTCAAGTCACGGCGTCGTTCGATCGAATTATGATCAACGGTATGGTCAGCACGGCCGCTGCAGGGCTGTACAATATCGGCGCCTCGTTTGGCGGAGTCATGGCATTCATGGCGGATGGCATGAATCGGGCCTATGGGCCGGTGGCCATGGAATCTTTGCAAGCAGGTGATCGCCACAGACTCGACGAACTCGCGAAAATAGGGTTGATGATGATCGCCGGTCTCAGCTTGGCGGCCTCTGCGCTATCCTTGTTCGCCAAGGAAGCGGTCGCGTTGCTTACGGCGCCCGCCTTTCATGACAGCTATGCAGCTGTTCCGTGGATCGCGTTCAGTTTTGTCGCATCCGGAATCTACTATCTGTTTGTGAACATTTTCTTCTTCAATGTTCACCTCACGAAGATTATCGCGGTCGCGACGTTAAGTGGGGCGGCGTTCAACATCGGCCTGAACTACGCGCTGGTCAAACTATACGGACTGATAGGCGCGGCAGTGGCCGCCCTCTTGGCAAAGATCGCAATAGCCTTGATCGTTGCCGTAATTGGGCGGCGACATGATCCGGTGACGTGGAACTACCTGCAGATCGCTCTCATCCCTCTTATATGTCTGGCAGCTGTCCTCATGGTTGATGTTGCGAGCTCCGAGAATCTTTTTATAGCCGCCTTGGAAAAGATGATGGTTCTGTGCGCGCTCGTCTTGGTCATCGGTCAATCGGTCTGGCGTGATCCTCTCTATCTCATGCGGAGTGGAATGACGGCGGCACGGGACATGCTCGGAGCCCTGAAGGTTGCTTGA
- a CDS encoding glycosyltransferase, whose protein sequence is MKVLFVTHDAGLYGASRSLQPVVKGFAGEVADLIVSRRFVDNVSAADLHARFGDHLRRIYRYFLPFDRIYRGKDTRQARSAVSMAARAMLWRAQRPAVTRLLETEQYDMIHLNSLSLFGLVDPAYPFFIHVREIYDGTNPMVCTALRQARGVIFIDEATKQPFQHLSLPNSIVLNNPFDMTPVDSYGMNHGRAYQDKVVFAIIGKLSENKGTQFVIETFRRFANENVMLLIVGNGDKGYVDSCKRYAEGDARIRFLGEQPEIEKIYAIVDYVLRGEAYPCVGRTIYEGLYAGCEVIVPGGAEAETCFFETGRFSGKLHFYQPRNTESLMSQLTRQAGRKILVRHPLSNVPEYLKLFKAFVSAESAGQSIPTPTVAVRP, encoded by the coding sequence ATGAAGGTTCTGTTCGTCACTCATGATGCGGGGCTGTACGGGGCGTCGCGAAGTCTGCAGCCGGTCGTCAAAGGGTTCGCCGGAGAAGTAGCGGATCTCATCGTCAGCCGGCGTTTCGTCGACAATGTCTCAGCTGCGGACCTTCATGCACGTTTTGGAGACCATCTTAGACGTATTTATCGCTATTTCTTGCCATTCGATCGTATCTATCGAGGCAAAGATACGCGTCAAGCGCGCTCGGCTGTCAGCATGGCGGCTCGTGCCATGCTGTGGCGGGCGCAGCGTCCGGCCGTGACGAGACTTCTCGAGACAGAACAGTACGATATGATTCACCTGAATTCGCTGTCTCTTTTCGGGCTGGTTGATCCGGCCTATCCGTTCTTCATCCATGTGAGAGAGATCTATGACGGGACCAATCCCATGGTGTGCACCGCGCTGCGCCAAGCGCGCGGAGTGATTTTTATCGATGAGGCGACGAAGCAACCATTCCAACACTTGTCGTTGCCCAACAGCATCGTTCTCAATAATCCGTTTGACATGACGCCGGTAGACTCATACGGGATGAATCATGGTCGAGCGTACCAGGATAAGGTCGTGTTCGCCATCATTGGAAAGCTCTCGGAGAACAAAGGCACGCAATTCGTCATCGAGACGTTCCGCAGATTTGCAAACGAAAACGTCATGTTGTTAATTGTGGGGAACGGGGATAAGGGCTATGTAGATTCCTGCAAACGTTATGCGGAGGGCGATGCGCGCATTCGCTTCCTCGGCGAGCAGCCCGAAATTGAGAAGATTTACGCCATAGTGGATTATGTGCTTCGTGGGGAAGCGTATCCCTGTGTCGGAAGAACGATATACGAAGGGCTCTATGCCGGGTGTGAGGTCATCGTCCCGGGAGGGGCCGAAGCGGAGACCTGTTTTTTTGAGACCGGCCGATTCAGCGGCAAGCTGCACTTCTATCAACCGAGAAACACGGAAAGCCTCATGAGCCAGTTGACGCGGCAGGCCGGACGGAAGATCCTGGTCCGGCACCCGCTGTCGAACGTCCCTGAGTATCTGAAGCTGTTCAAGGCCTTCGTCTCTGCAGAATCAGCCGGGCAGTCGATTCCCACTCCTACTGTGGCCGTGCGCCCATGA
- a CDS encoding glycosyltransferase — translation MNAATAEAPRATLIVAVYNAAPTIAKCLDSVAAQTYVSRELIVIDGGSTDGTVDILRRNADQLSYWISEPDAGVYSAWNKALARARGDWIAFLGADDYLWAPDALERLVREGDQVFPRKRIIYGRVGFVSAHGEVIETVGRPWQEIRDEFRNRMVLPHPGLLCHRSLFAEHGLFDESFRISGDYEWLLRELKDGDAQFIDGPFVVGMRAGGMSSQARRGMQIFVETRLAQQKHGLRPHLFIRAWTFMKAYLRTKASDMFGESLAADLVNRLRWLRSRML, via the coding sequence ATGAATGCCGCAACAGCCGAAGCGCCTCGGGCTACCCTCATCGTCGCGGTCTATAATGCCGCACCGACAATCGCCAAATGTCTCGACAGCGTCGCGGCTCAAACATATGTGTCGCGTGAATTGATCGTGATCGACGGGGGGTCCACCGATGGAACGGTGGATATCCTCCGGCGTAATGCCGACCAGCTCTCGTACTGGATATCAGAGCCGGACGCGGGAGTGTACAGTGCGTGGAACAAAGCGCTCGCCCGTGCGCGTGGCGACTGGATCGCGTTTCTTGGTGCCGACGACTATCTTTGGGCGCCCGATGCCCTTGAGCGCTTAGTCCGGGAGGGGGATCAGGTGTTCCCCCGCAAGCGCATCATATACGGGCGGGTTGGATTCGTCTCAGCTCACGGGGAAGTGATCGAGACCGTCGGGAGGCCGTGGCAGGAGATCCGCGATGAATTCCGGAATCGTATGGTTCTTCCGCATCCCGGACTCTTGTGCCATCGCTCGCTCTTTGCCGAACACGGGCTATTCGATGAATCGTTCCGCATCTCCGGCGACTACGAATGGCTGCTGCGGGAGTTGAAGGATGGTGACGCACAGTTCATCGACGGACCGTTTGTCGTGGGCATGCGGGCGGGAGGAATGAGCAGCCAAGCGCGACGAGGCATGCAAATTTTCGTCGAGACACGACTGGCACAGCAGAAGCACGGATTGCGGCCGCATCTTTTTATTCGAGCATGGACATTCATGAAAGCGTATCTGAGAACAAAAGCGAGCGATATGTTCGGCGAATCTCTCGCGGCCGATCTTGTGAACAGGCTGCGCTGGCTTCGTTCTCGAATGCTCTAA